A window of Acinonyx jubatus isolate Ajub_Pintada_27869175 chromosome E4, VMU_Ajub_asm_v1.0, whole genome shotgun sequence contains these coding sequences:
- the KLHDC8A gene encoding kelch domain-containing protein 8A: MEVPNVKDFQWKRLAPLPSRRVYCSLLETGGQVYAIGGCDDNGIPMDCFEVYSPEADQWTALPPLPTARAGVAVTALGKRIMVIGGVGTNQLPLKVVEMYNIDEGKWKKRSVLREAAMGISVTAKDYRVYAVGGMGLDLRPHNHLQHYDMLKDMWVSLAPMPTPRYAATSFLRGSKIYVLGGRQSKYAVNAFEVFDIETRSWTKFPNIPCKRAFSSFVTLDDRLYSLGGLRQGRLYRQPKFLRTMDVFDMEQGGWLKMERSFFLRKRRADFVAGALSGRVIVAGGLGNQPTVLETAEALHPGRNKWEALPTMPTPRCACSSIVVKNCLLAVGGVNQGLSDAVEALCVSDS; this comes from the exons ATGGAGGTGCCTAACGTCAAGGACTTCCAGTGGAAGCGCCTGGCGCCGCTGCCCAGCCGCCGGGTCTACTGCTCCCTGCTGGAGACCGGGGGGCAGGTCTATGCCATCGGGGGATGTGACGACAACGGCATCCCCATGGACTGCTTTGAGGTCTACTCCCCCGAGGCCGACCAGTGGACCGCCCTGCCCCCCCTGCCCACCGCCCGGGCCGGGGTGGCCGTCACCGCCCTGGGGAAGCGGATCATGGTGATCGGGGGTGTGGGCACCAATCAGCTGCCCCTGAAGGTCGTGGAGATGTACAACATCGATGAGGGCAAGTGGAAGAAGAGGAGCGTGCTGCGTGAGGCCGCCATGGGCATTTCTGTCACGGCCAAAG ATTACCGAGTGTATGCGGTAGGCGGGATGGGCCTGGACCTCCGTCCGCACAACCACCTCCAACACTATGACATGCTCAAGGACATGTGGGTGTCACTAGCACCCATGCCCACCCCGAGATATGCTGCCACCTCCTTCCTCCGAGGCTCCAAGATCTATGTGCTAG GGGGACGGCAGTCCAAGTATGCAGTCAACGCCTTTGAGGTTTTTGACATCGAGACTCGCTCCTGGACCAAGTTCCCCAACATTCCCTGTAAGCGGGCCTTCTCCAGCTTTGTGACCCTGGATGACCGCTTGTACAGCCTGGGAGGCCTGAGGCAGGGTCGGCTCTACCGGCAGCCCAAGTTCCTCCGGACGATGGACGTGTTCGACATGGAACAAG GGGGATGGCTGAAGATGGAACGCTCGTTCTTCCTCAGGAAGCGGCGGGCAGACTTTGTGGCCGGTGCTCTGAGTGGACGGGTCATAGTGGCCGGAGGACTTG GGAACCAGCCCACTGTCCTGGAGACAGCAGAGGCGCTCCACCCCGGGAGGAACAAGTGGGAGGCCCTCCCCACCATGCCCACGCCCCGCTGCGCCTGCTCCAGCATTGTCGTCAAGAACTGCCTCCTGGCTGTGGGGGGCGTCAACCAGGGTCTGAGCGACGCAGTGGAAGCCCTGTGTGTCTCTGACTCCTAG